Genomic window (Phragmites australis chromosome 5, lpPhrAust1.1, whole genome shotgun sequence):
CTTTCTgtgaaagaaagaacatgagTACTAGCTGTGGACAAATATCCTTGGAAGGCTAGCTGTGAAGTTGTGATGTTGCCGTCATGCACAGCACAAGTCAAACAATTGTTTAACATTTCATGGCATGTCTACCTGCCAAGCTATTACCTTAATCACTTGTTCACAATTAACCTAGTATCAGTTGGCTAGGAAGGAGTACTCCGGAACACTGTGCCAGGGGAAAGCATTTATAATCAGACATGCCCAAGGACTGTCACGAGATCGAGCTACAGAGAAGCAACAGGAGACACTCGACGAAGACACAAGAAGCCAAGAACCAGAGCTTCTCGTCCTGACACTTGCTACTGCCGCTGCAATGCAGGCAGCTCGTGCCATGGTGTTTGCTGTGCAGCTGCTTAGGtcagccgctgccgctgccgctgcagAGGTCGAGCAGCTCCTTCCTCGCCCCCACGACCTCGTCGAACAGGTCGTCGATCAGCGCCAGGATGTCCTCGCACCCGGACCGGAGGAGCCCCGCGCGCTGGCCCacctccgccgcggccgccgcgacgTCGCCGCCCCTGTCCACGGCCTCCTTCGCCTCCTCCACGGCCGCCCTCGCGCGCCGGAACTCGTGCATCATCACCCCGGCGCCGCCCGCCGCTGCGGCCGCCGCCCTGCCGGCCTCAGCCGCCGCCCGCTGCTGCGCGCGGGACAGGGCCGACGCGAACGCCGCGCCGAAGTAGGCGCCGCAGTCCCCGGCGCCGGGGCCCCCAGCGTCGGGCCAGTAGTGGAGCACGCCCCAGGAGAGGAGCGtgaggaggaaggaggtgaGCATCCTGGTGGCGCAGAGCACGCCGCGGAAGCCGTTGAAGCCGCCAAGCTTGGCGTCGGCCGGCACGCCCTCGCTGAGCCGCAGCGCGAGCGCCTCCGCGCGCGCCTCGACAAGCGCCCGGTTCTCCTCCTTGAGCGCCATGGCCTCCCTCCTGCACACGCTGATCGCCCGCGCCACCTGACAATTTACGCGCAATTCGTTGGCGGTCAGCTTCTTGCTGGCGAGAAGAAGACGACTACGAAGACATGGAGATGAAGAGAGAAGGTCGCGCGCGAACCTGGCGGGAGAGGTGGGGGCTGGAGGGCGCCTGCAGGAGGAGCGAGGCGAGctgggcggcgctggcggcgtagctctcgacggcggcggcgccgaggcggAGCGCGCGGCACGCGTCGCAGAGTCGCGACGCCTCGTCCATGTACTCGTCCAGCCACGCGGCGCCGCCGGGGAGGTGGAGCGACGCGACGAGGCGCGCGAGGCCCGCGTGCGCGGCGCGGAGCAGCGCCAGCGCGGCCCGGAGGGACGGCAGCGACAGGAACGCCGCCGCCTGCGACGACGACGCCAGCGACCGGTCCAGGTCGTCGAGCCCCCGCGCGAGCGTCGCGTAGAAGGCGGccgccgtcgacgaggacgGTGGCCTCACGCTCATGGCTGCCCGCCGGCAACACCCTGCTCCGCTTGCTCGCTACAACGAGCTCTGGCGGACGGACAGTGTTGACGGCGGGCGCCTCGTGGAACCTTAGCTTAGCTTGGCTTGCTCAGGTGTGGTAATGGCGCGAGCGTGACGGTGCAACTGTGTGGATGGACCGGGGATGGCTCGGTCCGGAGCGACGGCGACCTTGTTCTTACTCGCAAGCCAAGCTAATTAAGGTACCCACTGACAGTGATGGGGCtatgactctctctctctctctctctctctctctctctctctctctctctgtggctagcacaaggaagcaagcaaggctgtaactctctctctctctctctctctggtgtTGGAGTGTATTTGGATTTGGAGGACACCCTTCGCGCCTGTGTGTGTTATATAGGGCCACTTGCTGAACGGGCGACACTACAGGTGCACAACACGAGTCACGAGAGGTAGaggcagggggggggggcgaagagaggaaaaaatagCCAGTTGCTTGACAATTGGCATGCATTGCTGGTGAATTTCAAAGATCCACAGCGACAGATTCGAGAGAAAGCATGGTCCTTTTTCGTCGACTCTCCATGCTTCAAGGGGCTGTTTAGTTTGGGTCAATGATTTGGCAAAGGATTTCATCGCCTCCGTCCCGTCCGCACTAGAACACAAAAGTGAACTAAATCATAGGCGTCGAACCAAACGTGCACCTTAGTTGGCTGGGCGTGCTAACTTTTAGCGGGATGAGCATGAGTCAAATTAAACTTGCTCTAAATCTCATTCTCCACGTCATTGTGGAGTAATAATGAAGGGTGCATTTTAAACCGTATAAATTAATTGCATAGGAAATAGTTCGATTATCGCAGTGACGAGATTATTACAAGTGAGAATAGTGATCTAGAGCGATAAGGAGTCATAGAATTCTATCCAATTTTGACGGATGACTAACCCCAAATCTTCCCTCAAGAATGCCCACCACAATGGGGCCTGGCTCCCACTTGGCTCTCACTGCATCCTACTTACTCGAGCTTACTAATTGTAGTACTTGAACTGGTgaacagccaaaaaaaaaaaaaattcaaccgCTTTCATTTCAAAGAGTACTTGTTCATGATAATTTATTGATGCAGAATCCTATACGTACCTACTCGTAGTAGGAGTCTCCTACTCGATATTTCTAGAAAAGTGTGGAGTACAATCTCCTGTTTATCAATAGTGGCAGTGATCTGGTGATCGTATTTAGCTGCATATAATATAATGTTTCTTTAGTTGGTGAAGATATGCAGAACTAGTACTGTACATCCGATGCCTCgctctctaaaaaaaagagtacatcCGAtgcctccttttcttcttcttttttcttttttaaattatGGATTCCTCCTTTTTCTCACTTGGTATAACAATGTTGTTTATCCTGTGATGGGGGCATGAACATCTGGTACATCTTTTCATTAAGATATATTACCAGTTAACCCATAAAGTGAGTGAGATATGGAttaatgaagaagaagaaaaaaatactttcttcatcttcttttccttttctgttcatcttcttttcctttttctcctgGGCTTTCCATCTGAAAGGGAACTTGGTGGGGTTAGGAGCCACCGTGCCAGGTGTATTCAAGGTATCATTGTCCATGTGAATATACTACTACTGTTTCAGGAAGAAAAATTTCTACTAAAACATGTGAATATATGATTTATTAGAATCATTTATTTGTATTAAGATTCATGATACAAAGATTGATAAAATAATCatataatagataaaaaaaattaacaggtTTGATGAGTATCAAATGAGAAGAATAAACGCTAAAGATAACCCATATATCCATATTGTAGAGTTGCCTTTCCCCTGCTACTACTACAAGACTACAATTGagatttgctttttttttagagaaaaccTGGAGTCCTGGACCGAGATTTCTCAATCTTGTGATGTTGGAGGACCCCCTTGGCACGAAAGGACATTCCGGTTGATATGTGTGATATCCAAATGATTACATGGCATGCTCAACACCTTTATGTTCATTTCGTTTCATCTCACTTTACTTTATTTGCATCTAACATTTGAACCCCATGATCGATGGCACCGTTGAACTGATAATCCGTCCACTGACGGTGGTTTCCCTCGCATTACCGAGACGAATCATCTCCTGAATTGCTTGTTCCAAGACCTTGGAATGGTTCAGCATGTGACCTTGATGGAGGATCTCATATCTCAATCTCATTTCCTGGTGACATCTGTTGGGAATCATGTGGGAGATGGCCATGAATCAGATGGAGCTAGCTAGCAAGCTATCTGCCTGCTCAAAGCCCTAATTCATCTAGAACTCCTAGGGAAGGGAATGCATAGTGCATTGCATCAAATCCAAATCTTGAAACCACCATGTAGATCTCCTTTTTGGATTCTCACTTGGCCCAAAGCTCTGCTTTTTCCTCCGGCAATTGATGAATCTTATTGGAATACTCCTGTTTCTTTCAAGTGACTAAGAGCAACAACCATGTATAATGCCTACCTAGGTAGTAAGAGTGGGCCCTGTATccactaccggagacggcttctttgccgagtgttccagactttgccgtgtgctttttatcgggcactcggcaaagaggccatttgccgagtgccagagagaaagaactcggcaaacatctggcactcggcaaagaggctctttgccgagtgccacagataaagaactcggcaaagaggaaatttgccgagtgtcattttttgacacgtacgatgcttgtaaccgttgcaaaccgaagaagttTATCCAGGTTTCttcggagattcttcggtttgcaagcatcgtacgtgacaacttgcgcaaaaccttctcaaatttttatcacagcctccacatatgatatcattacatcttgacaagtttcatgattttcggacttcgtttgctttttatataatttaaaaacaactcgcccgcaagttcgtggtcatgtttcgtgaacatgATGTTCGCaatttgtggtctgttcctggatacggcctcacattatactaaataacatgaatatcatttttccattcattttttttcattattcgaatgactagcagttataatttgaattatccaagaaaattcaattaattgaaataaattaaagaaatatagaaaaagtccgagaaatgtgccacattggaacatggagtaccaggtattgtatgaggactgcagaaaaagtttggaggtcaaaagtgaaaaaacaaTTAagatttgccgagtgtcaaaaaatgacactcggcaaagagcctctttgccgagtgctaggacgtatggcactcggcaaagaatttcaattttttttaaaaaaccccctctttgccgagggccagatcgggggcactcggcaaagatttttaaattttttttaaagaaaacccctctttgtcgagtgccagatcgggggcactcggcaaaggggggatTTAACCCCCGGCCGGCCCACGCACCGCACACACGCAaaacctccccgccgccgcccgcgcccgcgccagccgcccccgcccccgcgcccgcgccgcccccgcGACTGCCTGCGCCCGCGCCggccgcgcccgcccgcgcaggccgcgcccgcgccagccgcccccgggccagcgccgcccgcgccagcgccgccggagcaggaggagaaagagaggaggaggaggagaggaggaagaaggaggaagagaaggaggaggaggaagaaggagaaaggaggaagaagaaggaggaggaggaggaggaggaggagaaagagaggaggaggaggagaggaggaagaaggaggaagaggaggaagaaggaggaagaaggaagaaggaggaagaagaaggaggaggaggaggaggcgccccgGCCGCCGTTGCCACATCCCCGACGCCTTGTCCACCGGCGCCCTGACCCCTTCACCACCGCTGCCCTACGACGCACACTAGGTATGCcattcgtcgtcgtcgtcgtagtattactaGTAGTTGCGGTATTTGTAGTGATGGTATTacttgtgcatgtcggccatcgtgccgttggttttcttgcaggttttggaaacctcaccgtgcaggggaggtgctgccgaaattttgtattgacagttttatgtttctttttttgcagagaagagccagtcggagcggcgccggagtacctcggcgaccccgatcgccttccttgccGCTGCGGGTCTTCCTGCACCGCGTCGCCTCGCCACTGCACCGACCCGCCACGGCCCCGCTAgcctgactccaccgccaccctaggtataacccctctttccgtatcatggtcgtagatcacgtaacccagttaggcgtctcccgttcgaaagagatacggttggaaatatgcagatatttccatatctaaaaccgtatctgtttcgaattgtccacgttttttggacagcccgcggatgcgtaggtggggttagtttccatggtctgctccgatccgagacagagtttcggcatcatctccctgttgttctccggatacacactctccctagcaggacgtgtatttggagaacagcggggaggtgctgccgaaattctgtctcgaataggagtagagcatggaaactaacctcatctacggatcctcgcgtgggattaggacctatcctcacctattagatagtaggaacgtcgtgtagatgcaattgatgtttatattactcgccgctatatatgttagaggatggaggaccgtgagtggatgtacacgggccgcgcaagtcagggtcaggtcaccaatgaatggattgacaagaccgatgctttcttggaacgggcatttggcgtggctgctaaaggagcgagtaaaatttgctgtccctgcagcaaatgtgcaaacaggaaaagacaaacgaagaaggtcatgggggaacatctttggaagaatggatttacggcggactatacccggtgggtctaccatggtgaagccgatcgtatgagagaggaggtggtgagaccacgcgtcgaggattatgatgctgatgccggggtagcaaacatgttaaatgactatcacgaggcacagttcgctgaaggacgtacggaggaggagccagaggcaacCGCAAAGGCGTTCTACGACATGTTTGCTGCGGCACAGAAACCCCTTCACGGTCAgacaaaggtttctcaactggatgccattggacgcataatggctttaaagtcccagtatagcctgagtcgagacgccttcgatggtatgttgacagttattggcagcctgcttccggagggtcaccttctgccaaagagcatgcacgagtcacagaaactccttcgtgcacttaagatgccgtatgagcagatacatgcttgcccgaaggggtgcgtcctatttaggaaagaatacgtggaagcaaagtactgtccaaagtgtaaatcatctaggttcctggagttagattctggtgatggccagaagaggcagcttgacattcccgtgacaatcctacggcaccttccgttcataccgaggatccaacagctatacatgaccgaggaatccgcgaaacagatgacatggcacaaaaatggcaaacgatacaatcctgataggatggtacatgcatccgatggtgaagcatggacccactttgatggcattcatcatgagaaagctaaagaggctcgtaatgtacgtgttgcgttggcaacagatgggttcaatccttatggaatgatggctgccccatacacatgttggcccgtgttcgttatccccctcaatctccccccccggcatatgctttcaacgacagaacgtattcttgtcgttgataattcctggacacccggggaataatatgggtgtgttcatggagccagtgattgatgaattggtccgtgcttgggaggaaggggtatggacatacgaccgagctacaaagaaaaacttcaaaatgcatgtttggtaccactactccctgcatgacttcctggcgtatgggatattctgcgcctggtgtgttcacgggaagttcccatgcccagtatgcaaggaaggtctgaggttcatttggttgcagaagggtggcaagtattcatcgttcgacaaacatcggcaattcctccctcttgaccatgcattcagacgagacatcaagaactttacgaaaggtgtcgtagtgacagaccctgcaccaccaataatgactggtgccacggttcgtgaacagatagatggtctcgaggtcaatccagaaggtggttttgtgggatatggtgagcaacatatgtggactcataagtcgggcttgactcggctcccctattttgatgaccttctccttccacacaacattgatgtaatgcacactgaaaagaatgttgccgaggcactttgggcaacaatcatggacattcctgacaagtcaaaggacaacgttaaggctagagtggatctggcaacgatatgcgatagaccaaaccaacatatgaagcctcctagtcgcggcaagacatggagaaggcctaagGCCGATTTTATCTTGAGCAAGccccaaaggagggaagtactagaatggatccagacgttaatgttccctgatgggtatgcagctaatctgaggaggggagtgaacttatctactatgcgagtcttagggatgaagagtcatgactaccACATATGGATTGAGCGGCTTCTTCCGGCGATGGTTCGAGGCTATGTCCCTGAGCATGTCTGGCTAGTGCTGGCAGAGTTGAGCTATTTCTTTCGCCAGCTTTGTGCCAAGGAGTTATCTCGGACCGTGATTGCTGACTTGGAAAGAATGGCACCTGTGTTGCTCtgtaagttggagaagatctttccacccggcttcttcaatccgatgcagcatttgattttgcacctcccgtacgaggcacgaatgggggggcccgtgcagggccgttggtgctatccaatcgagagatgtctaaaggttcttcgaaagaaatgtagaaataaatgcaaaatcgaggcttccattgcagaggcatacattctggaggaggtggcgaacttcacaacaacatactatggtgacaacctccctagcgtgcataatccaccccctcgttacaataCTGGCGAAAATGAATCGAACCTTAGCCTTTTCCGAGGCCAACTCGGAAGCGCAAGTGCATCGACCCCCAAGACCTTGaatcatgaagagtggcgccatatcatgctatacgtgttgaccaaccttgacgaagtggcaccgtacatgcagtaagttctcaaacggaaggtaccgtccaatttagctcgtacgtagtttgacattccaagttactcgtacgtgcgaataatataacgatgtatcctgcttgagcttgcagggccagagggatgcgtctatgtgtgccgagttgagacaggttgccgatggctttgcctatagggtcaggtcattttctggttataacgtgaatggatatcgctttcgcacaacaagctacgagcagagtcggcccaatcgaagaaccacaagttccggagtttttacgcccggcgttgatgaggtcgagtattatggaagaattgaagaaatatacgaactcaagtttcatggttccaaaccttttaatcccgtcatatttaaatgccattggtttgatcctgaagtaacgagacggacatattgtaatcttgggctagtcaaaattcgacaggattccgtcttaccaggagacgatgtctatattgtggcccaacaggccacgcaagtttattatctctcatatgcgtgtcaaaccataaggcatcttaagggttgggatattgtgcacagggtatcgccacacggtaaagtgcctgtcccaaacgatgaagattacaacttagacccaaacacatatgacggagagttctttcaagaagagggactagaagggaggtttgagatagacttaaccgaagcgatcggaatggaagtagacaatgaaacggttattgaagaggacgttggagatgaggtgcaaaatgtgaaggacttacaaatgcttgagcgattacatttagacaatgacaatggcaacattgctcattcggatagtgttgattatttcgacatgattgatagtgatgatgagacttatgatccagctaatcccgatcatgaagattatttctaatacatgtaatactatgttattttgtaattacgttttgtttattttgcatctctttctaagtacttcttgtttatctgtgcttattggtttactctttttaattgcaggtgattgaacaaagatggtgggcggtgggatgaggaagctaacgtccttgtaccgaaggacaaggaggagcagctgcaggagggagtcgtcgcttgccgccccgtcgcgtgaggaggaggaggaggaggaggtgccccaggaggacgccgaggcgcagga
Coding sequences:
- the LOC133919071 gene encoding uncharacterized protein LOC133919071, with protein sequence MSVRPPSSSTAAAFYATLARGLDDLDRSLASSSQAAAFLSLPSLRAALALLRAAHAGLARLVASLHLPGGAAWLDEYMDEASRLCDACRALRLGAAAVESYAASAAQLASLLLQAPSSPHLSRQVARAISVCRREAMALKEENRALVEARAEALALRLSEGVPADAKLGGFNGFRGVLCATRMLTSFLLTLLSWGVLHYWPDAGGPGAGDCGAYFGAAFASALSRAQQRAAAEAGRAAAAAAGGAGVMMHEFRRARAAVEEAKEAVDRGGDVAAAAAEVGQRAGLLRSGCEDILALIDDLFDEVVGARKELLDLCSGSGSG